A single region of the Marmota flaviventris isolate mMarFla1 chromosome 10, mMarFla1.hap1, whole genome shotgun sequence genome encodes:
- the Ampd2 gene encoding AMP deaminase 2 isoform X3, translating to MASEARGGLGAPPLQSARSLPGPAPCLKHFPLDLRTSMDGKCKEIAEELFSRSLAESELRSAPYEFPEESPIEQLEERRQRLERQISQDVKLEPDILLRAKQDFLKTDSDSDLQLYKEQGEGQGDRGLRERDVLEREFQRVTISGEEKCGVPFTDLLDAAKSVVRALFIREKYMALSLQSFCPTTRRYLQQLAEKPLETRTFEQGPDTPVSADAPVHPPALEQHPYEHCEPSTMPGDLGLGLRMVRGVVHVYTRRDPDEHFPTCSCSEVELPYPDLQEFVADVNVLMALIINGPIKSFCYRRLQYLSSKFQMHVLLNEMKELAAQKKVPHRDFYNIRKVDTHIHASSCMNQKHLLRFIKRAMKRHLEEIVHVEQGREQTLREVFESMNLTAYDLSVDTLDVHADRNTFHRFDKFNAKYNPIGESVLREIFIKTDNRVSGKYFAHIIKEVMSDLEESKYQNAELRLSIYGRSRDEWDKLARWAVTHRVHSPNVRWLVQVPRLFDVYRTKGQLANFQEMLENIFLPLFEATVHPASHPELHLFLEHVDGFDSVDDESKPENHVFNLESPLPEAWVEEDNPPYAYYLYYTFANMAMLNHLRRQRGFHTFVLRPHCGEAGPIHHLVSAFMLAENISHGLLLRKAPVLQYLYYLAQIGIAMSPLSNNSLFLSYHRNPLPEYLSRGLMVSLSTDDPLQFHFTKEPLMEEYSIATQVWKLSSCDMCELARNSVLMSGFSHKVKSHWLGPNYTKEGPEGNDIRRTNVPDIRVGYRHETLCQELALITQAVQSEMLETIPEEAGVATSPGPQ from the exons ATGGCCTCAG AGGCTCGGGGTGGTCTGGGGGCCCCTCCGCTGCAGTCTGCCCGATCCCTGCCGGGCCCCGCCCCCTGCCTCAAGCACTTCCCGCTCGACCTGCGCACGTCTATGGATGGCAAATGCAAGGAGATTGCCGAG GAGCTGTTCAGCCGCTCGCTGGCTGAGAGTGAGCTCCGAAGTGCCCCATATGAGTTCCCTGAGGAGAGCCCCATTGAGCAGCTGGAGGAGCGGCGGCAGCGGCTGGAGCGGCAGATCAGCCAGGATGTCAA GCTGGAGCCAGACATCCTGCTTCGGGCCAAGCAAGATTTCCTGAAGACGGACAGTGACTCAGACCTACA GCTTTATAAGGAGCAAGGTGAAGGCCAGGGGGATAGGGGCCTGCGGGAGCGTGATGTGCTGGAGAGGGAATTTCAACGGGTCACCATTTCCGGAGAGGAGAAGTGTGGG GTGCCATTCACAGACCTACTGGATGCAGCCAAGAGTGTGGTGCGGGCACTATTTATCCGGGAGAAGTACATGGCCCTGTCGCTGCAGAGCTTCTGCCCCACCACCCGCCGCTACTTGCAGCAGCTGGCAGAGAAGCCCCTGGAGACACGGACCTTTGAGCAGGGCCCCGACACCCCTGTGTCTGCTG ATGCCCCAGTGCACCCCCCTGCTCTGGAACAGCACCCATACGAGCACTGTGAGCCAAGCACCATGCCTGGGGACCTGGGCTTGGGTCTGCGTATGGTGCGTGGCGTGGTGCATGTCTATACTCGCAGGGATCCTGATGAGCA CTTCCCCACTTGCAGTTGCTCTGAGGTGGAGCTTCCATACCCAGACCTACAGGAATTTGTGGCTGATGTCAATGTGCTGATGGCTCTGATTATCAATGGCCCCAT AAAATCATTCTGCTATCGCCGGCTGCAGTACCTGAGCTCCAAGTTCCAGATGCATGTACTGCTTAACGAAATGAAGGAACTGGCTGCTCAGAAGAAAGTGCCACACCGAGACTTCTACAACATCCGCAAG GTGGACACACACATCCATGCCTCATCCTGCATGAACCAGAAACATCTGCTGCGCTTCATCAAGCGGGCAATGAAGCGGCACCTGGAGGAGATTGTGCATGTGGAGCAGGGCCGTGAGCAGACTCTGCGGGAAGTCTTCGAGAGCATGAATCTCACTGCCTATGACCTGAGTGTGGACACACTTGACGTGCACGCG GATAGAAACACCTTCCACCGCTTTGACAAGTTCAATGCCAAATACAACCCTATTGGGGAGTCTGTCCTCCGAGAGATCTTCATCAAGACCGACAACAGGGTTTCTGGGAAGTACTTTGCTCACATCATCAAG GAGGTGATGTCCGACCTGGAGGAAAGCAAATACCAGAATGCAGAGTTGCGGCTATCCATTTACGGGCGCTCGAGGGATGAGTGGGACAAGTTGGCACGCTGGGCCGTGACTCACCGAGTGCATTCTCCTAATGTGCGCTGGCTCGTGCAGGTGCCCCGCCTCTT TGACGTGTACCGCACCAAGGGCCAGCTGGCCAACTTCCAGGAGATGCTGGAGAACATCTTCTTGCCATTGTTTGAGGCTACTGTGCACCCTGCCAGCCACCCGGAGCTGCACCTTTTTCTGGAGCAT GTGGATGGTTTTGACAGCGTGGATGATGAATCCAAGCCTGAGAACCATGTCTTCAACCTGGAGAGCCCCCTCCCTGAGGCTTGGGTGGAGGAAGACAACCCACCCTATGCATACTACCTGTACTACACCTTCGCCAACATGGCCATGTTGAACCACCTGCGCAG GCAGAGGGGTTTCCACACGTTCGTGCTGAGGCCACACTGTGGGGAGGCTGGGCCCATCCACCACCTGGTATCAGCCTTCATGCTGGCGGAAAACATCTCCCATGGGCTGCTTCTACGCAAG GCCCCAGTCCTGCAGTACCTGTATTACCTGGCCCAGATTGGCATTGCTATGTCCCCGCTCAGCAACAATAGCCTCTTCCTCAGCTACCATCGGAACCCGCTACCTGAGTACCTGTCCCGTGGCCTCATGGTCTCGCTTTCTACTGATGATCCTCTACAGTTTCACTTCACCAAG GAGCCGCTGATGGAGGAATACAGCATTGCCACTCAAGTGTGGAAGCTCAGCTCCTGTGACATGTGTGAGCTGGCCCGCAACAGTGTGCTCATGAGTGGATTCTCACACAAG GTAAAGAGCCACTGGCTGGGACCCAACTATACCAAGGAGGGCCCTGAGGGCAATGACATCCGCCGCACCAATGTGCCAGATATACGTGTGGGCTACCGCCATGAGACTCTGTGCCAGGAGCTGGCACTTATCACACAGGCCGTCCAGAGTGAGATGCTGGAGACCATCCCGGAGGAGGCGGGTGTTGCcacaagcccagggcctcagtgA
- the Ampd2 gene encoding AMP deaminase 2 isoform X6 codes for MWQSLGPAGAAQTPSLSPWPQPWHRIHLALASPRPNIPLRSGPACSPQLQCQELFSRSLAESELRSAPYEFPEESPIEQLEERRQRLERQISQDVKLEPDILLRAKQDFLKTDSDSDLQLYKEQGEGQGDRGLRERDVLEREFQRVTISGEEKCGVPFTDLLDAAKSVVRALFIREKYMALSLQSFCPTTRRYLQQLAEKPLETRTFEQGPDTPVSADAPVHPPALEQHPYEHCEPSTMPGDLGLGLRMVRGVVHVYTRRDPDEHCSEVELPYPDLQEFVADVNVLMALIINGPIKSFCYRRLQYLSSKFQMHVLLNEMKELAAQKKVPHRDFYNIRKVDTHIHASSCMNQKHLLRFIKRAMKRHLEEIVHVEQGREQTLREVFESMNLTAYDLSVDTLDVHADRNTFHRFDKFNAKYNPIGESVLREIFIKTDNRVSGKYFAHIIKEVMSDLEESKYQNAELRLSIYGRSRDEWDKLARWAVTHRVHSPNVRWLVQVPRLFDVYRTKGQLANFQEMLENIFLPLFEATVHPASHPELHLFLEHVDGFDSVDDESKPENHVFNLESPLPEAWVEEDNPPYAYYLYYTFANMAMLNHLRRQRGFHTFVLRPHCGEAGPIHHLVSAFMLAENISHGLLLRKAPVLQYLYYLAQIGIAMSPLSNNSLFLSYHRNPLPEYLSRGLMVSLSTDDPLQFHFTKEPLMEEYSIATQVWKLSSCDMCELARNSVLMSGFSHKVKSHWLGPNYTKEGPEGNDIRRTNVPDIRVGYRHETLCQELALITQAVQSEMLETIPEEAGVATSPGPQ; via the exons ATGTGGCAGAGCCTGGGCCCAGCCGGTGCTGCTCAGACTCCTTCATTGTCGCCTTGGCCCCAGCCATGGCATCGTATTCATCTGGCCCTGGCAAGTCCAAGGCCAAATATCCCTTTAAGAAGCGGGCCAGCCTGCAGTCCGCAGCTGCAGTGCCAG GAGCTGTTCAGCCGCTCGCTGGCTGAGAGTGAGCTCCGAAGTGCCCCATATGAGTTCCCTGAGGAGAGCCCCATTGAGCAGCTGGAGGAGCGGCGGCAGCGGCTGGAGCGGCAGATCAGCCAGGATGTCAA GCTGGAGCCAGACATCCTGCTTCGGGCCAAGCAAGATTTCCTGAAGACGGACAGTGACTCAGACCTACA GCTTTATAAGGAGCAAGGTGAAGGCCAGGGGGATAGGGGCCTGCGGGAGCGTGATGTGCTGGAGAGGGAATTTCAACGGGTCACCATTTCCGGAGAGGAGAAGTGTGGG GTGCCATTCACAGACCTACTGGATGCAGCCAAGAGTGTGGTGCGGGCACTATTTATCCGGGAGAAGTACATGGCCCTGTCGCTGCAGAGCTTCTGCCCCACCACCCGCCGCTACTTGCAGCAGCTGGCAGAGAAGCCCCTGGAGACACGGACCTTTGAGCAGGGCCCCGACACCCCTGTGTCTGCTG ATGCCCCAGTGCACCCCCCTGCTCTGGAACAGCACCCATACGAGCACTGTGAGCCAAGCACCATGCCTGGGGACCTGGGCTTGGGTCTGCGTATGGTGCGTGGCGTGGTGCATGTCTATACTCGCAGGGATCCTGATGAGCA TTGCTCTGAGGTGGAGCTTCCATACCCAGACCTACAGGAATTTGTGGCTGATGTCAATGTGCTGATGGCTCTGATTATCAATGGCCCCAT AAAATCATTCTGCTATCGCCGGCTGCAGTACCTGAGCTCCAAGTTCCAGATGCATGTACTGCTTAACGAAATGAAGGAACTGGCTGCTCAGAAGAAAGTGCCACACCGAGACTTCTACAACATCCGCAAG GTGGACACACACATCCATGCCTCATCCTGCATGAACCAGAAACATCTGCTGCGCTTCATCAAGCGGGCAATGAAGCGGCACCTGGAGGAGATTGTGCATGTGGAGCAGGGCCGTGAGCAGACTCTGCGGGAAGTCTTCGAGAGCATGAATCTCACTGCCTATGACCTGAGTGTGGACACACTTGACGTGCACGCG GATAGAAACACCTTCCACCGCTTTGACAAGTTCAATGCCAAATACAACCCTATTGGGGAGTCTGTCCTCCGAGAGATCTTCATCAAGACCGACAACAGGGTTTCTGGGAAGTACTTTGCTCACATCATCAAG GAGGTGATGTCCGACCTGGAGGAAAGCAAATACCAGAATGCAGAGTTGCGGCTATCCATTTACGGGCGCTCGAGGGATGAGTGGGACAAGTTGGCACGCTGGGCCGTGACTCACCGAGTGCATTCTCCTAATGTGCGCTGGCTCGTGCAGGTGCCCCGCCTCTT TGACGTGTACCGCACCAAGGGCCAGCTGGCCAACTTCCAGGAGATGCTGGAGAACATCTTCTTGCCATTGTTTGAGGCTACTGTGCACCCTGCCAGCCACCCGGAGCTGCACCTTTTTCTGGAGCAT GTGGATGGTTTTGACAGCGTGGATGATGAATCCAAGCCTGAGAACCATGTCTTCAACCTGGAGAGCCCCCTCCCTGAGGCTTGGGTGGAGGAAGACAACCCACCCTATGCATACTACCTGTACTACACCTTCGCCAACATGGCCATGTTGAACCACCTGCGCAG GCAGAGGGGTTTCCACACGTTCGTGCTGAGGCCACACTGTGGGGAGGCTGGGCCCATCCACCACCTGGTATCAGCCTTCATGCTGGCGGAAAACATCTCCCATGGGCTGCTTCTACGCAAG GCCCCAGTCCTGCAGTACCTGTATTACCTGGCCCAGATTGGCATTGCTATGTCCCCGCTCAGCAACAATAGCCTCTTCCTCAGCTACCATCGGAACCCGCTACCTGAGTACCTGTCCCGTGGCCTCATGGTCTCGCTTTCTACTGATGATCCTCTACAGTTTCACTTCACCAAG GAGCCGCTGATGGAGGAATACAGCATTGCCACTCAAGTGTGGAAGCTCAGCTCCTGTGACATGTGTGAGCTGGCCCGCAACAGTGTGCTCATGAGTGGATTCTCACACAAG GTAAAGAGCCACTGGCTGGGACCCAACTATACCAAGGAGGGCCCTGAGGGCAATGACATCCGCCGCACCAATGTGCCAGATATACGTGTGGGCTACCGCCATGAGACTCTGTGCCAGGAGCTGGCACTTATCACACAGGCCGTCCAGAGTGAGATGCTGGAGACCATCCCGGAGGAGGCGGGTGTTGCcacaagcccagggcctcagtgA
- the Ampd2 gene encoding AMP deaminase 2 isoform X2: protein MASYSSGPGKSKAKYPFKKRASLQSAAAVPEARGGLGAPPLQSARSLPGPAPCLKHFPLDLRTSMDGKCKEIAEELFSRSLAESELRSAPYEFPEESPIEQLEERRQRLERQISQDVKLEPDILLRAKQDFLKTDSDSDLQLYKEQGEGQGDRGLRERDVLEREFQRVTISGEEKCGVPFTDLLDAAKSVVRALFIREKYMALSLQSFCPTTRRYLQQLAEKPLETRTFEQGPDTPVSADAPVHPPALEQHPYEHCEPSTMPGDLGLGLRMVRGVVHVYTRRDPDEHCSEVELPYPDLQEFVADVNVLMALIINGPIKSFCYRRLQYLSSKFQMHVLLNEMKELAAQKKVPHRDFYNIRKVDTHIHASSCMNQKHLLRFIKRAMKRHLEEIVHVEQGREQTLREVFESMNLTAYDLSVDTLDVHADRNTFHRFDKFNAKYNPIGESVLREIFIKTDNRVSGKYFAHIIKEVMSDLEESKYQNAELRLSIYGRSRDEWDKLARWAVTHRVHSPNVRWLVQVPRLFDVYRTKGQLANFQEMLENIFLPLFEATVHPASHPELHLFLEHVDGFDSVDDESKPENHVFNLESPLPEAWVEEDNPPYAYYLYYTFANMAMLNHLRRQRGFHTFVLRPHCGEAGPIHHLVSAFMLAENISHGLLLRKAPVLQYLYYLAQIGIAMSPLSNNSLFLSYHRNPLPEYLSRGLMVSLSTDDPLQFHFTKEPLMEEYSIATQVWKLSSCDMCELARNSVLMSGFSHKVKSHWLGPNYTKEGPEGNDIRRTNVPDIRVGYRHETLCQELALITQAVQSEMLETIPEEAGVATSPGPQ, encoded by the exons ATGGCATCGTATTCATCTGGCCCTGGCAAGTCCAAGGCCAAATATCCCTTTAAGAAGCGGGCCAGCCTGCAGTCCGCAGCTGCAGTGCCAG AGGCTCGGGGTGGTCTGGGGGCCCCTCCGCTGCAGTCTGCCCGATCCCTGCCGGGCCCCGCCCCCTGCCTCAAGCACTTCCCGCTCGACCTGCGCACGTCTATGGATGGCAAATGCAAGGAGATTGCCGAG GAGCTGTTCAGCCGCTCGCTGGCTGAGAGTGAGCTCCGAAGTGCCCCATATGAGTTCCCTGAGGAGAGCCCCATTGAGCAGCTGGAGGAGCGGCGGCAGCGGCTGGAGCGGCAGATCAGCCAGGATGTCAA GCTGGAGCCAGACATCCTGCTTCGGGCCAAGCAAGATTTCCTGAAGACGGACAGTGACTCAGACCTACA GCTTTATAAGGAGCAAGGTGAAGGCCAGGGGGATAGGGGCCTGCGGGAGCGTGATGTGCTGGAGAGGGAATTTCAACGGGTCACCATTTCCGGAGAGGAGAAGTGTGGG GTGCCATTCACAGACCTACTGGATGCAGCCAAGAGTGTGGTGCGGGCACTATTTATCCGGGAGAAGTACATGGCCCTGTCGCTGCAGAGCTTCTGCCCCACCACCCGCCGCTACTTGCAGCAGCTGGCAGAGAAGCCCCTGGAGACACGGACCTTTGAGCAGGGCCCCGACACCCCTGTGTCTGCTG ATGCCCCAGTGCACCCCCCTGCTCTGGAACAGCACCCATACGAGCACTGTGAGCCAAGCACCATGCCTGGGGACCTGGGCTTGGGTCTGCGTATGGTGCGTGGCGTGGTGCATGTCTATACTCGCAGGGATCCTGATGAGCA TTGCTCTGAGGTGGAGCTTCCATACCCAGACCTACAGGAATTTGTGGCTGATGTCAATGTGCTGATGGCTCTGATTATCAATGGCCCCAT AAAATCATTCTGCTATCGCCGGCTGCAGTACCTGAGCTCCAAGTTCCAGATGCATGTACTGCTTAACGAAATGAAGGAACTGGCTGCTCAGAAGAAAGTGCCACACCGAGACTTCTACAACATCCGCAAG GTGGACACACACATCCATGCCTCATCCTGCATGAACCAGAAACATCTGCTGCGCTTCATCAAGCGGGCAATGAAGCGGCACCTGGAGGAGATTGTGCATGTGGAGCAGGGCCGTGAGCAGACTCTGCGGGAAGTCTTCGAGAGCATGAATCTCACTGCCTATGACCTGAGTGTGGACACACTTGACGTGCACGCG GATAGAAACACCTTCCACCGCTTTGACAAGTTCAATGCCAAATACAACCCTATTGGGGAGTCTGTCCTCCGAGAGATCTTCATCAAGACCGACAACAGGGTTTCTGGGAAGTACTTTGCTCACATCATCAAG GAGGTGATGTCCGACCTGGAGGAAAGCAAATACCAGAATGCAGAGTTGCGGCTATCCATTTACGGGCGCTCGAGGGATGAGTGGGACAAGTTGGCACGCTGGGCCGTGACTCACCGAGTGCATTCTCCTAATGTGCGCTGGCTCGTGCAGGTGCCCCGCCTCTT TGACGTGTACCGCACCAAGGGCCAGCTGGCCAACTTCCAGGAGATGCTGGAGAACATCTTCTTGCCATTGTTTGAGGCTACTGTGCACCCTGCCAGCCACCCGGAGCTGCACCTTTTTCTGGAGCAT GTGGATGGTTTTGACAGCGTGGATGATGAATCCAAGCCTGAGAACCATGTCTTCAACCTGGAGAGCCCCCTCCCTGAGGCTTGGGTGGAGGAAGACAACCCACCCTATGCATACTACCTGTACTACACCTTCGCCAACATGGCCATGTTGAACCACCTGCGCAG GCAGAGGGGTTTCCACACGTTCGTGCTGAGGCCACACTGTGGGGAGGCTGGGCCCATCCACCACCTGGTATCAGCCTTCATGCTGGCGGAAAACATCTCCCATGGGCTGCTTCTACGCAAG GCCCCAGTCCTGCAGTACCTGTATTACCTGGCCCAGATTGGCATTGCTATGTCCCCGCTCAGCAACAATAGCCTCTTCCTCAGCTACCATCGGAACCCGCTACCTGAGTACCTGTCCCGTGGCCTCATGGTCTCGCTTTCTACTGATGATCCTCTACAGTTTCACTTCACCAAG GAGCCGCTGATGGAGGAATACAGCATTGCCACTCAAGTGTGGAAGCTCAGCTCCTGTGACATGTGTGAGCTGGCCCGCAACAGTGTGCTCATGAGTGGATTCTCACACAAG GTAAAGAGCCACTGGCTGGGACCCAACTATACCAAGGAGGGCCCTGAGGGCAATGACATCCGCCGCACCAATGTGCCAGATATACGTGTGGGCTACCGCCATGAGACTCTGTGCCAGGAGCTGGCACTTATCACACAGGCCGTCCAGAGTGAGATGCTGGAGACCATCCCGGAGGAGGCGGGTGTTGCcacaagcccagggcctcagtgA
- the Ampd2 gene encoding AMP deaminase 2 isoform X5, which yields MASYSSGPGKSKAKYPFKKRASLQSAAAVPEARGGLGAPPLQSARSLPGPAPCLKHFPLDLRTSMDGKCKEIAEELFSRSLAESELRSAPYEFPEESPIEQLEERRQRLERQISQDVKLEPDILLRAKQDFLKTDSDSDLQLYKEQGEGQGDRGLRERDVLEREFQRVTISGEEKCGVPFTDLLDAAKSVVRALFIREKYMALSLQSFCPTTRRYLQQLAEKPLETRTFEQGPDTPVSADAPVHPPALEQHPYEHCEPSTMPGDLGLGLRMVRGVVHVYTRRDPDEHFPTCSCSEVELPYPDLQEFVADVNVLMALIINGPIKSFCYRRLQYLSSKFQMHVLLNEMKELAAQKKVPHRDFYNIRKVDTHIHASSCMNQKHLLRFIKRAMKRHLEEIVHVEQGREQTLREVFESMNLTAYDLSVDTLDVHADRNTFHRFDKFNAKYNPIGESVLREIFIKTDNRVSGKYFAHIIKEVMSDLEESKYQNAELRLSIYGRSRDEWDKLARWAVTHRVHSPNVRWLVQVPRLFDVYRTKGQLANFQEMLENIFLPLFEATVHPASHPELHLFLEHVDGFDSVDDESKPENHVFNLESPLPEAWVEEDNPPYAYYLYYTFANMAMLNHLRRPQSCSTCITWPRLALLCPRSATIASSSATIGTRYLSTCPVASWSRFLLMILYSFTSPRSR from the exons ATGGCATCGTATTCATCTGGCCCTGGCAAGTCCAAGGCCAAATATCCCTTTAAGAAGCGGGCCAGCCTGCAGTCCGCAGCTGCAGTGCCAG AGGCTCGGGGTGGTCTGGGGGCCCCTCCGCTGCAGTCTGCCCGATCCCTGCCGGGCCCCGCCCCCTGCCTCAAGCACTTCCCGCTCGACCTGCGCACGTCTATGGATGGCAAATGCAAGGAGATTGCCGAG GAGCTGTTCAGCCGCTCGCTGGCTGAGAGTGAGCTCCGAAGTGCCCCATATGAGTTCCCTGAGGAGAGCCCCATTGAGCAGCTGGAGGAGCGGCGGCAGCGGCTGGAGCGGCAGATCAGCCAGGATGTCAA GCTGGAGCCAGACATCCTGCTTCGGGCCAAGCAAGATTTCCTGAAGACGGACAGTGACTCAGACCTACA GCTTTATAAGGAGCAAGGTGAAGGCCAGGGGGATAGGGGCCTGCGGGAGCGTGATGTGCTGGAGAGGGAATTTCAACGGGTCACCATTTCCGGAGAGGAGAAGTGTGGG GTGCCATTCACAGACCTACTGGATGCAGCCAAGAGTGTGGTGCGGGCACTATTTATCCGGGAGAAGTACATGGCCCTGTCGCTGCAGAGCTTCTGCCCCACCACCCGCCGCTACTTGCAGCAGCTGGCAGAGAAGCCCCTGGAGACACGGACCTTTGAGCAGGGCCCCGACACCCCTGTGTCTGCTG ATGCCCCAGTGCACCCCCCTGCTCTGGAACAGCACCCATACGAGCACTGTGAGCCAAGCACCATGCCTGGGGACCTGGGCTTGGGTCTGCGTATGGTGCGTGGCGTGGTGCATGTCTATACTCGCAGGGATCCTGATGAGCA CTTCCCCACTTGCAGTTGCTCTGAGGTGGAGCTTCCATACCCAGACCTACAGGAATTTGTGGCTGATGTCAATGTGCTGATGGCTCTGATTATCAATGGCCCCAT AAAATCATTCTGCTATCGCCGGCTGCAGTACCTGAGCTCCAAGTTCCAGATGCATGTACTGCTTAACGAAATGAAGGAACTGGCTGCTCAGAAGAAAGTGCCACACCGAGACTTCTACAACATCCGCAAG GTGGACACACACATCCATGCCTCATCCTGCATGAACCAGAAACATCTGCTGCGCTTCATCAAGCGGGCAATGAAGCGGCACCTGGAGGAGATTGTGCATGTGGAGCAGGGCCGTGAGCAGACTCTGCGGGAAGTCTTCGAGAGCATGAATCTCACTGCCTATGACCTGAGTGTGGACACACTTGACGTGCACGCG GATAGAAACACCTTCCACCGCTTTGACAAGTTCAATGCCAAATACAACCCTATTGGGGAGTCTGTCCTCCGAGAGATCTTCATCAAGACCGACAACAGGGTTTCTGGGAAGTACTTTGCTCACATCATCAAG GAGGTGATGTCCGACCTGGAGGAAAGCAAATACCAGAATGCAGAGTTGCGGCTATCCATTTACGGGCGCTCGAGGGATGAGTGGGACAAGTTGGCACGCTGGGCCGTGACTCACCGAGTGCATTCTCCTAATGTGCGCTGGCTCGTGCAGGTGCCCCGCCTCTT TGACGTGTACCGCACCAAGGGCCAGCTGGCCAACTTCCAGGAGATGCTGGAGAACATCTTCTTGCCATTGTTTGAGGCTACTGTGCACCCTGCCAGCCACCCGGAGCTGCACCTTTTTCTGGAGCAT GTGGATGGTTTTGACAGCGTGGATGATGAATCCAAGCCTGAGAACCATGTCTTCAACCTGGAGAGCCCCCTCCCTGAGGCTTGGGTGGAGGAAGACAACCCACCCTATGCATACTACCTGTACTACACCTTCGCCAACATGGCCATGTTGAACCACCTGCGCAG GCCCCAGTCCTGCAGTACCTGTATTACCTGGCCCAGATTGGCATTGCTATGTCCCCGCTCAGCAACAATAGCCTCTTCCTCAGCTACCATCGGAACCCGCTACCTGAGTACCTGTCCCGTGGCCTCATGGTCTCGCTTTCTACTGATGATCCTCTACAGTTTCACTTCACCAAG GAGCCGCTGA